In Lacibacter sp. H375, one DNA window encodes the following:
- a CDS encoding glutamine synthetase family protein yields the protein MTKQELIAYLEQHDKEQVKFAFADIDGVLRGKVISKQKLLDTLESGIGFCDVAFGWDSNDAAYDNVKLTGWHTGYPDKPVHIDLSTFRTIPWQNDLPFFLADFSATDVAACSRSLLKKVVKQCSDLGYHAEFAQEFEWFNFNESPQSLEQKQFTSIEPMTPGMFGYSILRTSLQSDFYFDLIELLNKFNIPIEGIHTETGPGVYEAAIVHDNTLAAADKAVLLKTSVKEIAYKHGIMASFMAKWNEKLPGCSGHIHQSLWNPATKENIFYSESDPHHMSELMKNYVAGLLYCLPHVLPMYAPTINSYKRLVEGAWAPTTITWGIDNRTTALRVLHPTVKNTRVEMRVPGSDSNPYLAIAASLASGLYGIKHQLPLNIPATKGNGYTDKDNGVLPSSLLEAATHMQQSSIAKDLFGDEFVDHFTKTRLWECRQFDKHVTDWELKRYFEII from the coding sequence ATGACAAAACAGGAGTTGATTGCCTACCTGGAGCAACACGATAAAGAACAGGTGAAATTTGCCTTTGCAGATATTGACGGCGTATTGCGTGGCAAGGTGATCAGTAAACAAAAGCTGCTCGATACGTTGGAAAGCGGCATTGGTTTTTGTGATGTAGCATTTGGATGGGACAGTAATGATGCAGCTTATGATAATGTAAAACTAACGGGCTGGCATACGGGCTATCCCGATAAGCCGGTGCATATTGATCTTTCAACCTTTCGTACCATACCCTGGCAAAATGATCTACCGTTTTTCTTAGCTGATTTCAGCGCTACCGATGTGGCAGCCTGCAGTCGTTCCTTGTTGAAGAAGGTTGTGAAGCAGTGTAGCGACCTAGGTTATCATGCAGAATTTGCTCAGGAGTTCGAATGGTTCAACTTCAATGAATCACCACAGAGTTTAGAGCAAAAACAATTTACTTCCATCGAGCCGATGACACCGGGCATGTTCGGTTATTCTATTCTCCGTACTTCCCTGCAAAGTGATTTTTATTTTGATCTTATTGAATTACTCAACAAATTCAACATACCCATTGAAGGTATTCATACAGAAACCGGTCCGGGAGTGTATGAAGCTGCTATTGTACATGACAATACATTGGCAGCAGCCGATAAAGCAGTTTTGCTTAAAACATCTGTGAAAGAAATTGCTTACAAGCATGGCATCATGGCATCGTTCATGGCGAAGTGGAATGAAAAGTTGCCGGGTTGCAGCGGACATATTCATCAAAGCTTATGGAACCCTGCAACCAAAGAAAATATTTTTTACAGCGAATCAGATCCGCATCACATGAGTGAGCTGATGAAGAATTATGTGGCAGGCCTGCTGTATTGTTTACCACATGTATTGCCTATGTATGCTCCTACAATCAACAGTTATAAACGTTTGGTGGAAGGTGCATGGGCTCCTACTACCATTACATGGGGTATAGATAACAGAACAACTGCATTGCGTGTGTTGCACCCCACCGTTAAAAATACCCGTGTTGAAATGCGTGTACCGGGAAGCGACAGTAATCCTTATTTAGCCATTGCAGCTTCACTTGCTTCGGGATTGTATGGCATCAAACATCAACTTCCATTAAATATTCCGGCAACAAAAGGGAATGGTTATACGGATAAAGACAACGGCGTATTACCATCGTCCTTACTGGAAGCAGCAACTCATATGCAACAGTCGTCCATTGCAAAAGACCTGTTTGGTGATGAGTTTGTTGATCATTTTACAAAAACACGTTTATGGGAATGCCGTCAGTTTGATAAACATGTAACTGATTGGGAGTTGAAGCGGTATTTTGAGATCATCTAA